AGCAACTTCGCCAAGTACTACCACGGGAACCTGGTCGAGCGCGCGCAGGCGCTGGTCTTCGCCCTGACCGGGCACTTCGGCAAGAAGGGCAGCGGCTACGTCGGCTTCCCGTTCCTGGTGCACGACGGCCTCGAGCGCTTCCTCTTCTCGATGTTCGACCTGCCGACGCAGGCGCGGATCGTGGCCGGCGTGAAGATCGACGAGGCGCGTCTGCGCCTCGCCGGCTTCACGGACGAGATGGTCGTCTACGAGCGCAGCCGCAAGAGCTTCGAGAGCGGGCAGGAGGTGAGCGGCGCCCTCTTCTGGTACGTGCACGGCGGCCTGCTCGAGGCCAGCGAGCAGCTCCAGGACTGGGATCCCTACCTGAAGCGGCCGATCCGCGAGGTGCTCGACGAGTCGCTGGCCCGGGGCTGGCAGCACGTCTGGCCGCGCCCCGGCAACCCGCCGCGCGTGCTCTTCTCGCTGGTCAGCAACCCGCTGCGCCGGATCCGCGCCTACCCGCTCCTGCTCGAGCACCTGTGGCCGAAGCTCCGCACGGTGGTGACGATCGACTGGCGCATGACCTCGACGGCCCTGTGGGCGGACTTCGTCCTGCCGGCGGCCGCCTGGTACGAGCGGACCGAGCACAAGTGGGTGACGCCGCTCACCCCCTTCCTCCACGCCGGCGAGAAGGTCACCAGCTTCTACGAGGCGCGCTCGGACTGGGAGATCATGGCGCTGCTCGCGAAGGCGGTGGACGATCGCGCTCGCGAGCGCGGCATCCGGAGCTTCCGCGACCGCGCCGGGCGCGAGCGCTCCTTCGAGGGCCTCTACGAGCGCTTCAGCTCGAACGGCCGCTACGGCCCCGAGGACGACGAGCGCGTCGCGCAGGACCTCGTCGAGGGCGCGAGCAACCTCGAGGGGGTGGAGTGGGAGGCGCTCAAGCAGAAGGGCTGGGCGCGCTTCACCGGGGTCGGGAGCAGCATCGTGTCGATCGGCAACGCGACGACCGTGAAGCCCGACGACACGGTGACGCCGCTCACCGATCACGTCTTCGACAAGAAGCCCTACCCGACGCTCTCACGCCGGATCCAGTTTTACCTCGACCAGGAGCTCTACCTCGAGATGGGCGAGACGCTCCCGGTCCACAAGGACCCGCCGGCCGCCGGCGGCCGCCATCCGCTGCAGCTCACCGGCGGCCACACGCGCTGGAGCATCCACGCCGCCTGGCGCGACGACCGCCTGATGCTCCAGCAGCAGCGCGGCGAGCCGGTGGCCTACATGAGCGTGGCCGACGCCGAGGCGCGCGGGATCCGCGACGGGCAGCACGTGCGCTGCTTCAACGACATCGACGGCTTCGAGATCATGGTCAAGATCTCCCCCGCGGTGCGCCCGGGGCAGTTCATCGTCTACCACGCCTGGGAGAACTTCCAGTTCCGGGGCCAGCGCGGCTTCCAGAACCTGATTCCCTCGCCGCTCAACCCGGTCGAGCTGGCGGGTGGCCAGTTCCACCTGCGGCCGATGACGATCTGCCTCCAGCCGAGCCACACGGACCGCGACACGCGGGTGGAGGTGGTTCCGCTGTGAGGAGGGCAGGAGACGCCGTGCTCGGGACGCTCGACACCGGGGAGCAGCGGCTTGCCGCGGCCCGCAGCCGCGCCTACCGGGTCTTCTGCGCCGCCTTCACCTATCCCGACGACTGGTTCCGGCAGGTGATCCGCGACGGCGACCTCGCCGAGGCGCTGCGCGAGGCGCTCGGCGCCGTCGATCCGGCGCTCGCCGGGGCGGGGGACTGGCCGGCGCTCGCGGACGGGGGCCACGACGACGACTTGGCCGTCGAGTACACGCGCCTGTTCGACGTCGGGATGTCGGGGCCGCCCTGTCCGCTCCACGGCGGGCTCTACGGGGGCGTGCGCATGACGGTGATGGAGGAGGCCGTCCGCTTCTACAACCACTTCGGGCTCCGGCTCGACGAGGACGAGCGGGAGCTGCCCGATCACCTCCAGACGGAGCTCGAGTTCCTGCACTTCCTCTCGTTCCGCGAAGCGGAGCTGCTCGTCGCGGGCCAGGATCCCGGCGCCTTCCGCCGCGCGCAGCGTGACTTCGTCGCCCGTCATCCGGGGCGCTGGGTGCCGCGCCTGCAGGCGCTCCTGGCGGAGCAGGAGCCGCCGCGCTTCTTCCGCGCGCTCGTGGCGCTGCTCGCCGCGTTCCTCGCCCACGAGCAGCGCCATCTGCTCGCGGTGGCCGGCCCGGCGCCCGCCGCGGCCACGGGCCGCACGCGGCCCGCGGGACCGCAGGCGACGGCGGTGTCCTGAGCGAGCGACGCCCGCGCTGGCTTCGCGTCGCTCCTATGACCGACGTCATACGAGACCCGCCCCCGGGTCCGTAGCTTCCCGTCGATCGCGATCCCGATCCGGGAGGACTCCGCGATGACCCTGCCCGACATCGAAGTAGGACTCGGCGAGCTCGAGCGCGAGATCCGCGACACGGTCCACAAGTTCGCGGAGGACGTCCTGCGGCCGGCGGGCCGGCAGCTCGATCGGCTCCCGGACCCCGCGGCGGTCGTCGCGCCCGACTCGCTCCTCTGGTCGGTCTTCGAGCGCCATCGCGCGCTGGGCCTCGACGATCTCGAGGAGGGCGGCGCCGGCCTCGACCCCGTGGCGCAGGCGCGCCTGCGCTGCCTCGTCCACGAGGAGCTCGGCTGGGGCGACGCGGGGCTCGCGATCAGCCTCGGGGTGGCGGGCTTCGCGCGCATGTTTGCGCGCATGTCGGGCCGCCCGGCCCTGATCGAGCGCTTCGCGAGCCCGCGCCACCACGACATCGCGTGCTGGGCCATCACCGAGCCGGACCACGGCAGCGACACGCTGGCCGTGACCGAGCGCGCGTTCTCGGACGCTCGTCTGCGGGCCAACTGCGTCGCCCACCGCGAAGGCGAGGAGTGGGTGATCCGCGGCCAGAAGGCGGCCTGGGTCTCGAACGGCACGATCGCGACGGTGGCAGCGCTCTTCTGCACGATCGATCCCGACGAAGGCTTCAAGGGCGGGGGCGTGTGCCTGGTGCCGCTCGACCTGCCGGGGGTCTCGCGCGGCAAACCGCTCGACAAGCTCGGCCAGCGCGCCCTCAACCAGGGCGAGATCTTCTTCGACGACGTGCGCATCCCGGCCGACTACATGGTGGTCGGCAAGGAGGCCTACTCGACGATCGTGGAGATGGTGCTGACGATGGCCAACGCGTCGATGGGCGCGATCTTCGTCGGGACCGCGCGGGCGGCGCTCGAGCTGGCCCTCGACTACGCGCGCGAGCGGGTGCAGGGGGGAGTGCCGATCTTCGCGCACCAGGGGGTCAGGGCGCGGCTGTTCCGGATGTTCACCGAGGTCGAGGCAGCCCGCTCGCTCGCGCGCCGGGTGTTCGTCCACAACACCACCCAGCCGCCGCTCCTCCAGTACTCGATCGCGTCCAAGGTCTTCTGCACGAACACGGCCTTCGAGGTGGCCAGCGCGGCGCTCCAGGTCTTCGGGGGCAACGGCCTCACCCGCGAGTACCCGATCGAGAAGATCCTGCGCGACGCCCGCGCCTCGATGATCGAGGACGGCTGCAACGAGGTCCTGTCGCTGGTGGGCGCGGCGAAGCTCTGACGCGCCGGGGAGGAGCCGTGGAACTACGTGAGGTGATCGGCCGGCGCCGCTCGATCCGCTTCCTGCTGCCCCACAAGCCGGTCGAGCCCGCCAAGATACAGCGCATGCTGGAGGCGGCGCGGATCGCCTCGCACTGGGGCAACGTGCAGAGCCTGCGCGCGGTGGTGGTGCGCAAGGACAGCGCGCCGCCGGAGGTGATCGAGGCGATCACGGCGCCGATCGCCGGCTTCCAGATCCGCCTCGCCCCGGTGGTGATCGTCTGGTACCTCGACACCAGCGCGGTCGACGCGCAGTCGCAGCGGCTGCGCGAGCTCTTGGCCGCCGGGGCGCTCGGCCTGGGCGCGGGCAAGCAGGAAGCGCTCGAGACGAAGCTGATCCCGATCTTCGACCAGCTCCGCGACGGCCTGAAGCAGCCGGGCCTCTCCGAGATCGACTGCGGGCAGGGCATCGCGCAGGCGACCCTGATGGCCTTCGAGCAGGGGCTCGGCACCTGCTGCCTGGGCACGCCCAACACCGACAAGATCCGCGAGCGGCTCGGGCTCCCCGCGCACTGCCGGGTGCTCCTGCTGCAGACGGTCGGCTATCCGGCGGAGAGCCCCGAAGCCGGCGGCCAGCGCCCGCGCCAGCCCTTCGAGGAGCTCTTCCACCTGAACGGCTTCGGCAAGCCCTTCCCGCGCGATCCCGAGGTCGTGGCGGGCCTCGAGCGCGACGGCCTGCTGCAGGACCCGGCGCCGCTGCCGTGGCGCGAGGCGGAGCTCGAGTACCTGAAGCACGCGCTCGGGATCAAGGGCCACGGTCTGCTGTGAGCGCCCGCGTCCAGCGCGACGGAAGGAGCAGGGCATGAAGGTCGATGCCTGTCTGGCCGGCCTCGGCATGACGCGGTTCGGCAAGCACCTGGAGACGGGGCTCAAGGCGCTCGGGGCCGAGGCGGTGCGCGAGGCCCTCGCGGACGCGGGGATCGCCCCCGGGCAGCTCCAGGCGGCGTTCGTGGGCAACGCCGCGGCGGGCCTGATCACGGGCCAGGAGAGCATCCGCGGCCAGGTCATCCTGCGCGGGATGGGGCTCGGGCGGCTTCCGGTCGTGAACGTGGAGAACGCCTGCGCGAGCGGCTCGACGGCCCTCCACCAGGCCTGCGTCATGGTCTCGGCCGGCGTCTACGACGTGGTCCTCGCGCTCGGGGTCGAGAAGCTCTACCACCCCGACAAGAAGCGCAGCTTCTCGGCCTTCAGCGGCGCGGTCGACGTCGAGGCGCTCGCCGCGATCCTCGCGGGCCTGCAGAAGAGCGCGCAGCAGGGGGGGGCCTCCGAGGCCGCCTCCGGCGCCGGCGAGAAGCGCTCGATGTTCATGGACATCTACGCGCTCGCCGCGCGGGCCCACATGGCCCGCTACGGCACGACGAAGGAGCAGTTCGCGGCGGTGGCCGCGAAGAACTCGCATCACGGGAGCCTGAATCCGCGCGCGCAGTTCCGCGACGAGCTGAGCGTCGCCGACGTGCTGGCCGCGC
The sequence above is drawn from the Deltaproteobacteria bacterium genome and encodes:
- a CDS encoding molybdopterin-dependent oxidoreductase — its product is MKLDRRAFLLGGAAGLAGLAGLRLGLGRLRPAEAPVTAALEAIRYGDFRDVYLERWKWDKVVRSSHWVNCWYQAHCAWNVYVKDGVVWREEQAADYPQIRPDVPDFNPRGCQKGACFSERMYDPARVRYPLKRVGPRGAARWRRVSWDEALREIADSMIDTIVEEGSDRVIWDLGPGVTLGTQMAGQARLRVLLDSTSLDMNTEIGDGHRGTAETFGKIVFERSADDYFFSDLILCWGANPAYTQIPNAHFLTEARYHGARLFCISPDYSASAMHADRYIPVKPGGDAALALGVAHVLLAEDRVDRAFVTEQTDLPFLVREDTRRFLRGSDLRSGGDEDELYVHDERQGIVPAERKTLALGERRPQLEGRFEAVLADGSRVGVATVFTLLREHLAAYTPERAAEMAGTPAAQIRDLARALADARAASMVTTSNFAKYYHGNLVERAQALVFALTGHFGKKGSGYVGFPFLVHDGLERFLFSMFDLPTQARIVAGVKIDEARLRLAGFTDEMVVYERSRKSFESGQEVSGALFWYVHGGLLEASEQLQDWDPYLKRPIREVLDESLARGWQHVWPRPGNPPRVLFSLVSNPLRRIRAYPLLLEHLWPKLRTVVTIDWRMTSTALWADFVLPAAAWYERTEHKWVTPLTPFLHAGEKVTSFYEARSDWEIMALLAKAVDDRARERGIRSFRDRAGRERSFEGLYERFSSNGRYGPEDDERVAQDLVEGASNLEGVEWEALKQKGWARFTGVGSSIVSIGNATTVKPDDTVTPLTDHVFDKKPYPTLSRRIQFYLDQELYLEMGETLPVHKDPPAAGGRHPLQLTGGHTRWSIHAAWRDDRLMLQQQRGEPVAYMSVADAEARGIRDGQHVRCFNDIDGFEIMVKISPAVRPGQFIVYHAWENFQFRGQRGFQNLIPSPLNPVELAGGQFHLRPMTICLQPSHTDRDTRVEVVPL
- a CDS encoding molecular chaperone TorD family protein, with product MRRAGDAVLGTLDTGEQRLAAARSRAYRVFCAAFTYPDDWFRQVIRDGDLAEALREALGAVDPALAGAGDWPALADGGHDDDLAVEYTRLFDVGMSGPPCPLHGGLYGGVRMTVMEEAVRFYNHFGLRLDEDERELPDHLQTELEFLHFLSFREAELLVAGQDPGAFRRAQRDFVARHPGRWVPRLQALLAEQEPPRFFRALVALLAAFLAHEQRHLLAVAGPAPAAATGRTRPAGPQATAVS
- a CDS encoding acyl-CoA/acyl-ACP dehydrogenase — translated: MTLPDIEVGLGELEREIRDTVHKFAEDVLRPAGRQLDRLPDPAAVVAPDSLLWSVFERHRALGLDDLEEGGAGLDPVAQARLRCLVHEELGWGDAGLAISLGVAGFARMFARMSGRPALIERFASPRHHDIACWAITEPDHGSDTLAVTERAFSDARLRANCVAHREGEEWVIRGQKAAWVSNGTIATVAALFCTIDPDEGFKGGGVCLVPLDLPGVSRGKPLDKLGQRALNQGEIFFDDVRIPADYMVVGKEAYSTIVEMVLTMANASMGAIFVGTARAALELALDYARERVQGGVPIFAHQGVRARLFRMFTEVEAARSLARRVFVHNTTQPPLLQYSIASKVFCTNTAFEVASAALQVFGGNGLTREYPIEKILRDARASMIEDGCNEVLSLVGAAKL
- a CDS encoding nitroreductase family protein; translated protein: MELREVIGRRRSIRFLLPHKPVEPAKIQRMLEAARIASHWGNVQSLRAVVVRKDSAPPEVIEAITAPIAGFQIRLAPVVIVWYLDTSAVDAQSQRLRELLAAGALGLGAGKQEALETKLIPIFDQLRDGLKQPGLSEIDCGQGIAQATLMAFEQGLGTCCLGTPNTDKIRERLGLPAHCRVLLLQTVGYPAESPEAGGQRPRQPFEELFHLNGFGKPFPRDPEVVAGLERDGLLQDPAPLPWREAELEYLKHALGIKGHGLL
- a CDS encoding thiolase family protein; its protein translation is MKVDACLAGLGMTRFGKHLETGLKALGAEAVREALADAGIAPGQLQAAFVGNAAAGLITGQESIRGQVILRGMGLGRLPVVNVENACASGSTALHQACVMVSAGVYDVVLALGVEKLYHPDKKRSFSAFSGAVDVEALAAILAGLQKSAQQGGASEAASGAGEKRSMFMDIYALAARAHMARYGTTKEQFAAVAAKNSHHGSLNPRAQFRDELSVADVLAAPVVAEPLTRPMCSPIGDGAAAVVVVSPRRARALGIRKPVRVAATVLCSGWDHGGDEPGTVEVCAAEAYEQAGVGPQDLHVVEVHDASAPAEILAYESLGLCPAGEGGKLVESGATRLGGRVPVNPSGGLLRKGHPVGASGVAQIVELAEQLQGRSGARQVEGARVALAQNGGGNIGTDAAAMCVTVLTS